The Bdellovibrio sp. NC01 genome includes the window TCGCCGTCGTTTGAATGAAGCTTGTATAGTAACCGCGTTTTCCGTCGGGACTGTGTTCCGCCACATAAGTCGCAGCACCACCGTATTCCCCACCCAAGGCAAGACCTTGCAAAAGACGAAGTACCAATAAAAGAATCGGCGCTAAGATACCGATCTTTTCGTAACCCGGTAGCAAACCGATGGCTGTCGTCGCAAGCCCCATAATTAATAAGGTCACCATGAATGCATATTTACGACCGACAAGATCGCCAACCCTGCCGAATACCAAAGCCCCAAACGGACGAACAATGAAGCCTGTCGCAAATGTTGCGAGTGTACTTAATAGAGCTGCGGTTTCATGTCCTTTAGGAAAAAACTGTGCAGAAATAATTGTCGCTAAACTTCCGAAGATATAAAAGTCATACCATTCAATCAAAGTCCCGGCACTGGATGCCATGATGACTTTCCAGATATTACTTGGTTTTTCTACTGCCTTCATCGTTGTAGTAGCCATTAATGATTTCCCTCCTGCAAATGGAACATTCAGCCACATTGTTGTTGAGTCCAGACTCTACCCTCAACGAATTCCGTTAAAATTTCTTATGTTTAATTTTGCATTGTTAGAAGACAGGGCAAATAAAAAAGGCCAAAGGGAGCACCTTTGGCCTTCATAATTTATTTTCAAAAACTATTTCTATAGGAACACACCTTCACAGCTTAATGAAACTCCCGCATGTGGAATATCCACCGGAATTGTAGGAGTCACCGGTTGTTGCGGGCGAATACGATTTGCAATTTCTTGCAGGCCGAGCTTCAAAAGATCCGCGCGCGAAAGCTTTTCTTCGATTACCAAGCGTTTGTAAACCAGTGCAGGATTTTGTATCGCAAATGATTTCAGCATTCCTGAAATTGAAAGCGTACTTCCACTGTCTTGCAAAAGTTTATTCACGATCACGATACCGCGATTTAAACTGATAAAGTCATAAGGCAAACGCAAGCCCTGTAACATCGCCCACTTCGTCCAGCCATCGATAGAAGCTTCTTCGACTGAAAGAGTTTGTTTCATGCGTGCAGCAACTAATGATTTCAACTGAGTTTGTGTGACAGTGTTATTGCCTTTATCACTGATGCTCCAGAAACCGCGTGCTGTCAGCTCAGGGTTCTTCAGTTCAACACCGACACCCAAAACCATCACCTGACGTTGCAATTCAGGTGAAATCACACCGCCCATTCCGTAATCCAGAATAGCGACGTTAATCTTTTCATCTGTCAGACGAACCATGAAGTTACCTTGGTGCAGATCCGAGTGATAGAATCCGCCGCCGAATAACACTTCCTGGCCCCACATCTTAGCTAACGCTTCTACAACACCTTTTTTTAATTCAGGAACCAACTCAGCCCAAGCATTCGCTTCTTTATCAAGCTTTTTACCAATGACCATTTCTTGAATCATGAATTTTGATTCTTTATTTTTTGGATCATAGATGTGCGGCACATGGAACTCGATATAGTTTTTATACTCGGGAGTATTCATCAATACTGTTTTATTGTAACGAGTCGCCGCAAGCTTTTGGCGCGCGATTGTGTCTTCTTGACTGAGCTCTGCCGTTACTGTTGCAGTCAGATCATTCACGATAGGAGAAAGCTTCGGGGCTCCCGTTTTTGCGAATTCTTCGTTGTTATCTAGAATAGCAGCCACTTCTTTAAGAATACGGGCATCTTCTTCAACGCGCTTTTCGATATCTGGTTTAATGAAGCGCACAACCACATCTGCACGTTTGCCGTCGATAAGGATTTTTGCGCGGTGAACTTGGGCCATCGTACCTACGCCCAATGGTTTGCGTTCAAAATATAGGAACTGATAATTAGCTTTTTCAGCTTGCAGAATTTCTTCCACTTGACGGTATGGAACGGGACGAACCGCATCTTCAAGACTTTTGAAAACCTTGATCATTTCAGGGCTTAAATCTCCCTGACGAGCCACGATTTGCAAAAGTTTTTGCAATTGTGGACCGCTGTTTTGCACCATGATTTCAAACTTCTGCATGTCTGAAGAATTCAAGTTTTCACCTAAAAACGAAGACACGATCAGTTTCTTTGAAGCTGGCGACAGGCGCGAAAAATATTCTGAAAACATGGTCTGCAAAACAATTCTTAAGGACACATCAGATGACTTCGCCATTTCCGAAGTTGCGATCTTTTCACCGATGCGATTGAATTCCTGCATCTTATCTTTAAATAGCGCTTCGTTTTCTTGCAACAACCACTGTTTCGCAAGCTCTTTACCCTGTGGATCTTGCAACAAGGCCAGCGCATTAGACACGATATCAGCAGATTGTAAGTGTTTAGCGGCCTCTTTATCAGACTCGCCCATTAATTTTAACTGCTCCGTTTGCCATTCAATGTATTTATTGATTTGCGCTTGGATACGAGGGCTTTTAGCATGGTATTCGACGATACCACGTGGACCGTCTTTTTCGATCAACTGTAAATCCAAAGCAACGCTTTGAGTATTCGGCCATTCACCACGGAAATGTTTTAGGAATTCTTCGAAATTAGTGACTTCAACAGTTTGTACGGGAATTTGGGCTACTGTCGTAAAGTATTTTTCGGCGCGATCCAGGTAATCGCGTTGGATGTCTTTGGCTTCACCGTGTGCGGCTAACGCGTAGGTCATCGCTACCCGTTGCTCATAAGACAAATACAGATCCTGCTTCTTGGAACTTGCCCAAGAAACACAGGCCAGCAGGAACGCTAAGCATAGGCCGATTACAGCTGTAAACCGTCTCAACATGATACACCCTTGTGAATAAAACAATTCACTAAGAAAAGATGCACAGCTCAGACCATGGGCATAAATACTTTAGGGCCTTACCACTCCCTAAGAGGTGTGTATGGGCTAGACAGGCAGCAAACTCTGTCGCTGCCTTTTGACTGTCGTGAGGCTTACTCTAAAACTTCGAGAGTATCGCCAATTTTGATTTGTCCTTCGTTCTCAGGAATCCACAAGACACCGAAGTTTACGCCCTTGTCATCGCGACGATACGACGCCAAAGTTTTCAACGGTTCAGCACCCGTTTTTTCTCCGGTTTTTTGGTCGATAGTGATGATCGCACAACGCGCGCATTTCTTCGGTAACGAGAAAACCACTTCGCCGATTTTGATTTTCTTCCAAGATTCTTCTTCGAACGCCTGACCACCTTGGAACACAATATTAGGACGGAAACGATCAACACCGACTGGAGTTCGCAGGCGGCCATTTAGATCTTCCAAACTTTTTGTATTTACTAAAAGTAAAGGACGACCGTCAGAAAAACGCACTTCAGGTTTCCAATCCGCTTGATGAGAAAGCACGCGGCGTTGTGAATAAGGCGCATAACGAACCAAACGACAATTTGTCCCTAGGTACTGCGACAACCCCTGCGAGTACAGATCTGGTTCCAAAGCGGCTTCAAACGTATCATTCCATACCGACACTTTGACCTTGCGCTGGAACGAGTTGTTCTTAGAAATTTTAAAGAACATCTTTTGAAAACCCACAGTCAATGCAGCCTGATCATTGAAGACTTCCACAGTTGCAAGCTTAGGAACGGTTCTTTGCGAAACGAACTTTCCATTTTCATCAATCAGCATCCACTGGCGATCGCCCTCTGGACCTTCATGGGTGATTTTCATGTCTTTAACTGCTTGGCCACGCGCCGACTTAATCGGATAGATAAAAAGTTCTTCAATTCTCATAGCGCAAGTTTTCTGCGAGTGGCGTTTACAGGCAAGAGCTTTCTATTTCAGTGAGCTTGCGCGTCCAAGTTTTTAATCCGCTGTCCACCGATCCAAGGTCTGCCCGGCGTTAATGTCGTTTACGCTAAACACAGACCTCTTTAGAATAAAATAAACAAAGGAAACATTAGTGACAACACATCGCACTTCCCTCGAGTTCACAGAGAGAATGGCCGGCCACTTCGTGCCAAAACAATTCAACCTTTCTGCAGAAAATCCCCTTAAGAAAAACGATTTCGTACAGATTGAATCAGGTTCAAATCGAGAAGATTTTGAATTCACTTTGACGATCAAAACCAACGACATCGATCAGTTCATTACCGATCCTCTTTTACAAGCAGAAGCCTTCGGCGTGATTAGTGGACTTTCAGACCAAGAACCTTTGAAAATCGAACAAGGTATTTTCAATCTGTTTGTGCGCCCTGATGCGAGCCCTGATTTAGATACAGCAAAAGAAATGCACTACACCCTATTCTTGAAAGATGCCCAAGGAAAACCGTGGACTTTCTTTGGCTTCAAAGAGGTCGTCAAAGAAGACACCTTTGAGATGTGGGCGCAAACGACAACGCTGTATTATTATATCTGGGAAGGCCATTCGACGTTTGATAATCCCATCGCTAAAAAAGTGCGCGGCGTAGGAATTTTGCGAATTTCAGTCAGCGACTTCATCAAGCAATTAACGACATTTAAAACGAATGCTGCTTCGATCGTCGATGAACAAGAAGCTATCGTAAAATTCTTAAACGTCTTTGCTGGTAATTTGTGGCAGGCCTATGCGCCGTTTGTTTTTACAACCACAAGTTCGCGTTGGAACGAGCATCTATTCCCAATGAATACCACTCAAGGTGTGGCTATGGGGGAAAAGACGTTACATCCCATCGATACCCACGACGGGCTTACGATTTCTTTGCAACGCTTTAAAGTGAAAGAAACGAAAAACGTCGTGCTGCTTTTGCACGGTCTGACAACTTCAACGGACATGTACATCATGCCCGAGCATCAAAACTTTGTGAACTATCTGCATTCGAATGGTTTTACGGATGTATGGTCATTGGATTGGCGTGGAAGTGGCAGATTCACTTACAACTTGATGCCACACCGTTATAACTTAGACGACATCGCAAAGAACGATATTCCGAAAGCTTTGGAGTTCATTCGTCAAAGCTGCGGTAAAGACGTCAAAGTTCACGTGGTCTGCCACTGCGTGGGTTCAATCAGCTTCATGGCGTCGCTTGCTGCGGGTTATGTCGACAATATTGCAAGTATCATTTCAAACAGCGTATCGCTAAGTCCAAAAGTTCGCTGGCAGGCATTTTTAAAGATGATCTTTGGACCCGAACTTCTTGAATACATCTTTGGTTATGCGTACATCAGTCCGCGCATGGCCTACTTCCCGGGGCCGGGGTTTGGTAAATGGTTATACTGGATGGAGCGAGGCATTCGTCACGAATGTAAAGAGCCTGCCTGTCACCTCGTTAGTTTCATGTGGGGTTGGGGTTATCCTGCCGCTTACAACCATCGCAACATGCATCCGACGACTCACCGTCGTTTAGTGGATCTATTTGGTGGCACAAGTTTTCACTATTATCGCCATATTCGAAAAATGCTTTTTGCGAAAGCATCGGTGTCGTTCGATAAAAAAATTAATTACCTTGAAGAGTGTAAAAAGAAAACTCTGCCGCCGACGTTGTTTATCAGTGGCAGCGACAATCACATCTTCCCAGGATCGAACAAACAAACTTATGAAGCTCTAAAAGACAGCAAAAACGCAGACCGCGTACAATATCTTGAATTCGCCAATTACGGCCATCAAGACACATTCATGGGTCAGTATTCACATATCGAAGTGTTCCCACAACTTTTAGCGTTCTTAAAAAAACACGAGGTGCGCGATGCAAATTGATTTCCACTTAGGAGTCACTTACGTCCTTGCCCGCATGAGTGGCTTTAGTCCCTTTGAAGCGAACACCATCGCCAGCAGTTCACAATATGTCGACGACGCTGTTGAGTCAGGAAAGATCTTATTCACAAACAGATCCGCTTATGAATTCGAAGCCAGTGCGCATCGCATGTTAGACTATCGCAATTTTGAAGAGCTTGCGAATCATCACGTGTGGATTCCTTTCCACTTTATTCCCGGCAACGAAATCCGCAGCAGCGGCGCCGATTCCTTGGTGCAAAGGCTGATCTGCCGTCCTAATAGCGTCATCGCTCAAGATATTCTTAAAAGCACAATCACAAACTTTAATCGCAACTTCGGTTATCACCTGCTTGGTGTAACAACGCACGCCTACGTCGATACCTGGGCCCATCAGGGCTTTGCCGGCATCACTGACAAAGTAAATATGGTTGATGAGATCTACGACGACGAAGGCGAACTGGATCAAGAGATGATGACCTATCGCAAGAAATACTTCCGCAGAAATCCACTGCGTCGCCTGGTTGACTGGATCAAATCTTTTTTTGTCAGCAAGTATCTGCCGGTGGGGCACGGTTCGGTCTTAAGTTATCCGGACTTGCCCTACTTGCGTTGGCGCTACAAAGACTGGGAAGGTCGCATCATTCGTCGCGACAACCCGGCCGATTACATGCAAGCCGTCCATCATGTCCTGGAATTCTTTAAAGAGGTTCGCAAAGCGCACAATTTACCGTTGGTAAAAGTTTTCGACGAAGACATTGCAAAAATCAAAGAGCTGATTGAAAGCATCGACGACGAAGAAGGCACGGATCGTTTAGAAAAATGGAAAAACGAAATTCTTTGCGGCGCTTTTAAATTTGGAACCGATGTCTGGAGATATCAAGCGGAAGGCCCAGAGTCCTGGCTGAAAGAAGCCTTCGATATCGAATTCCACGAACAATTTGAAATGGAAAACGTGGCTTACAAGGACTCTTTCTTAAAATCCAACTGGAAGATGATGCACGATGCGCTGATTTATTATCGTTTCAGCGTCCTGCATGAGGTTCTTCCTAAACACGAAATCTGTGTAGCGTAAGGTTCAACATGAAAACTGATTTTGATTATGTCGTTATTGGTTCTGGTTTCGGTGGCTCAGTCATGAGCTGTCGTTTGACTGAAAAAGGTTACAACGTTTGTTTGCTAGAGCGCGGTCGTCACTGGAAAATGCATGAATTCCCCCGCCGCCCGCAAGATATTCAAGACAATATGTTCTGGGACCCGGAAGATAAAAAATTTGGTCTGATGGAGTTCCGCGACACACCCGAAAGTGACGTCATGACTTTGACTGCCAGTGGCCTTGGCGGTGGCAGCCTGATTTACGCAAACGTTTTGTATCGAATGCCAGAAGAGTTTTTCCAATTAGGTTGGCCTAAGATCTTTAATCGCAAAACGCTTGATCCCTACTATGACAAAGTGATCGCAACGATGGAGGCGAAACCCTATCCCGTCGATACCGACAGTTATTATAAAAACACGCCGAAAACATTTGCACTGAAGAAAGCCGCTGAAGAAATGCCACAGAATCCTGAGGCAACGGCGAAACAGGAATTTGTGCTTCCTCCCCTTGCGGTCCGTTTTGAAGGCGAATTCCCAGGACATCAAACTTTGAATTCCCATGGTGCCATTCAATCGAAATGCACGAAATGCGGTGAATGCGATATCGGTTGCAACATCCACGCAAAAAATACTTTAGATCTGAATTACATTCAACGTGCGCGCTTCTTGAAAAACGCTGGCAAACTTGAAGTGAAAACTCAGGCTGAAGTAACGAAGATTGAACAGGTCGAGGGTCATTATAAAGTTACACTCGTTGTTCCAGAGTTCCCACTGCAAGAAATTGTCATCACAGCAAACAAAGTGATTGTGTCTGCGGGATCTGTGGGCTCATCGTCTTTACTTTTAAAAATGAAAGCCAAAGGTTATTTGCCAAAATTAAATAACAACCTTGGTAAAAAATGGTGTGGCAATGGCGATTTGCTGGGAATGGTTTTCGACGCAAAAAAACCGCTAGATCCAACGAATGGTCCCGTGATTACTGGTGCTATTAAGTATTCATTTAAAAATTATCCAGACGGTTTCCCGCACGGCATGTACTTAGAAGATGCGGGCTTCCCGATCGGCATGGCGTGGTACTTGTCAGGTAAAGTTCCACAATTCGATGGCATCACGGGCGTCTTTAAACTAGCGTGGCAAAATATTAAGAAATTCGTTTGTAAAACCTTTGGCATTCACATCACACCGCAAATTAATGTCGGTGATGAATTTGCGCGCGCCTTGGATAAAGCGGACTTTGCCCGCCGTGCATTTGTTCTGTTGGGCATGGGCCGCGATAGATCCGATGGCATCATTCGTTTGCGCGAAGATGGCCAAGCGGTGATTGAATGGAAAATGGATAAGAGCGAACTTCATTTCGAGCGCGTGCGCACTGAAATGAAAAAGATCGCCGAAAATGTCGGTGGTGTTTTTGTCGAAAATCCCCTGACCTATTTGAATAAAGTCATCGCGGTTCATCCACTGGGCGGCTGCCCGATGTCTGA containing:
- a CDS encoding AarF/ABC1/UbiB kinase family protein, with the translated sequence MTYALAAHGEAKDIQRDYLDRAEKYFTTVAQIPVQTVEVTNFEEFLKHFRGEWPNTQSVALDLQLIEKDGPRGIVEYHAKSPRIQAQINKYIEWQTEQLKLMGESDKEAAKHLQSADIVSNALALLQDPQGKELAKQWLLQENEALFKDKMQEFNRIGEKIATSEMAKSSDVSLRIVLQTMFSEYFSRLSPASKKLIVSSFLGENLNSSDMQKFEIMVQNSGPQLQKLLQIVARQGDLSPEMIKVFKSLEDAVRPVPYRQVEEILQAEKANYQFLYFERKPLGVGTMAQVHRAKILIDGKRADVVVRFIKPDIEKRVEEDARILKEVAAILDNNEEFAKTGAPKLSPIVNDLTATVTAELSQEDTIARQKLAATRYNKTVLMNTPEYKNYIEFHVPHIYDPKNKESKFMIQEMVIGKKLDKEANAWAELVPELKKGVVEALAKMWGQEVLFGGGFYHSDLHQGNFMVRLTDEKINVAILDYGMGGVISPELQRQVMVLGVGVELKNPELTARGFWSISDKGNNTVTQTQLKSLVAARMKQTLSVEEASIDGWTKWAMLQGLRLPYDFISLNRGIVIVNKLLQDSGSTLSISGMLKSFAIQNPALVYKRLVIEEKLSRADLLKLGLQEIANRIRPQQPVTPTIPVDIPHAGVSLSCEGVFL
- a CDS encoding GMC oxidoreductase → MKTDFDYVVIGSGFGGSVMSCRLTEKGYNVCLLERGRHWKMHEFPRRPQDIQDNMFWDPEDKKFGLMEFRDTPESDVMTLTASGLGGGSLIYANVLYRMPEEFFQLGWPKIFNRKTLDPYYDKVIATMEAKPYPVDTDSYYKNTPKTFALKKAAEEMPQNPEATAKQEFVLPPLAVRFEGEFPGHQTLNSHGAIQSKCTKCGECDIGCNIHAKNTLDLNYIQRARFLKNAGKLEVKTQAEVTKIEQVEGHYKVTLVVPEFPLQEIVITANKVIVSAGSVGSSSLLLKMKAKGYLPKLNNNLGKKWCGNGDLLGMVFDAKKPLDPTNGPVITGAIKYSFKNYPDGFPHGMYLEDAGFPIGMAWYLSGKVPQFDGITGVFKLAWQNIKKFVCKTFGIHITPQINVGDEFARALDKADFARRAFVLLGMGRDRSDGIIRLREDGQAVIEWKMDKSELHFERVRTEMKKIAENVGGVFVENPLTYLNKVIAVHPLGGCPMSDDPAEGFVNSKGEVYGYEGLYVIDGSILPTSTGPNPSLTIAAVAEYIADQIPVKVRLSDYSAASAQ
- a CDS encoding MOSC domain-containing protein, translating into MRIEELFIYPIKSARGQAVKDMKITHEGPEGDRQWMLIDENGKFVSQRTVPKLATVEVFNDQAALTVGFQKMFFKISKNNSFQRKVKVSVWNDTFEAALEPDLYSQGLSQYLGTNCRLVRYAPYSQRRVLSHQADWKPEVRFSDGRPLLLVNTKSLEDLNGRLRTPVGVDRFRPNIVFQGGQAFEEESWKKIKIGEVVFSLPKKCARCAIITIDQKTGEKTGAEPLKTLASYRRDDKGVNFGVLWIPENEGQIKIGDTLEVLE
- a CDS encoding alpha/beta fold hydrolase; this encodes MTTHRTSLEFTERMAGHFVPKQFNLSAENPLKKNDFVQIESGSNREDFEFTLTIKTNDIDQFITDPLLQAEAFGVISGLSDQEPLKIEQGIFNLFVRPDASPDLDTAKEMHYTLFLKDAQGKPWTFFGFKEVVKEDTFEMWAQTTTLYYYIWEGHSTFDNPIAKKVRGVGILRISVSDFIKQLTTFKTNAASIVDEQEAIVKFLNVFAGNLWQAYAPFVFTTTSSRWNEHLFPMNTTQGVAMGEKTLHPIDTHDGLTISLQRFKVKETKNVVLLLHGLTTSTDMYIMPEHQNFVNYLHSNGFTDVWSLDWRGSGRFTYNLMPHRYNLDDIAKNDIPKALEFIRQSCGKDVKVHVVCHCVGSISFMASLAAGYVDNIASIISNSVSLSPKVRWQAFLKMIFGPELLEYIFGYAYISPRMAYFPGPGFGKWLYWMERGIRHECKEPACHLVSFMWGWGYPAAYNHRNMHPTTHRRLVDLFGGTSFHYYRHIRKMLFAKASVSFDKKINYLEECKKKTLPPTLFISGSDNHIFPGSNKQTYEALKDSKNADRVQYLEFANYGHQDTFMGQYSHIEVFPQLLAFLKKHEVRDAN
- a CDS encoding DUF6765 family protein, with product MQIDFHLGVTYVLARMSGFSPFEANTIASSSQYVDDAVESGKILFTNRSAYEFEASAHRMLDYRNFEELANHHVWIPFHFIPGNEIRSSGADSLVQRLICRPNSVIAQDILKSTITNFNRNFGYHLLGVTTHAYVDTWAHQGFAGITDKVNMVDEIYDDEGELDQEMMTYRKKYFRRNPLRRLVDWIKSFFVSKYLPVGHGSVLSYPDLPYLRWRYKDWEGRIIRRDNPADYMQAVHHVLEFFKEVRKAHNLPLVKVFDEDIAKIKELIESIDDEEGTDRLEKWKNEILCGAFKFGTDVWRYQAEGPESWLKEAFDIEFHEQFEMENVAYKDSFLKSNWKMMHDALIYYRFSVLHEVLPKHEICVA